A genomic region of Gemmatimonadales bacterium contains the following coding sequences:
- a CDS encoding ATP-binding cassette domain-containing protein, producing MIELRGVKKRFGEQVVLAGVDFTVNDGETVALLGPSGTGKSVLLKHINGLIHPDEGAVLVDGKNVGLLKREELAKLRTTIGYVFQNGALFDSMNVFENIRLGIVNPEQFRDLEYCEQRVDECLRLVNLAPETLRKFPAQLSGGMRKRVGIARAIAGAPKYLLYDEPTSGLDPVNSDVIDKLVKRLSDDLGVTSVMVTHDVRGAFRVADRVALLSDGRILLQGTPAEFRESDNEKVRAFLERDFETQDAG from the coding sequence ATGATCGAGCTACGCGGCGTCAAGAAGCGCTTCGGCGAGCAGGTGGTGCTTGCCGGTGTTGATTTCACCGTGAATGACGGCGAAACGGTGGCCCTGCTCGGTCCGTCGGGCACCGGCAAAAGCGTGCTGCTCAAGCATATCAACGGCTTGATTCACCCGGACGAGGGCGCCGTGCTCGTCGACGGCAAGAATGTCGGGCTGCTCAAGCGCGAAGAGTTAGCCAAATTGCGCACCACCATCGGCTACGTGTTTCAGAACGGCGCTTTGTTCGACTCGATGAATGTATTCGAGAACATCCGGCTAGGTATCGTCAACCCGGAGCAGTTCCGCGACCTCGAGTACTGCGAGCAGCGGGTGGACGAATGCCTTCGCTTGGTCAATCTGGCGCCTGAGACCCTGCGCAAGTTTCCGGCGCAGCTTTCCGGCGGGATGCGCAAGCGTGTCGGAATCGCACGGGCCATTGCGGGAGCGCCGAAGTACCTGTTGTACGACGAGCCAACCTCCGGACTCGATCCGGTCAACTCCGACGTGATCGACAAGCTGGTCAAGCGGCTCTCGGACGATCTGGGCGTGACCAGTGTGATGGTGACTCACGACGTGCGGGGCGCATTTCGCGTGGCGGACCGGGTCGCCTTGTTGAGTGACGGGCGAATCCTCTTGCAGGGCACCCCCGCCGAGTTTCGGGAGTCCGACAACGAGAAGGTGCGCGCCTTTCTGGAACGGGATTTCGAAACCCAAGACGCTGGGTAG
- the rnz gene encoding ribonuclease Z — translation MLALTFLGTGAACPTVDRNVTSIALAREGETLLFDCGEGTQRQMMRYGVGFTFTEIFFSHYHSDHMLGVIGLFRTMGLMDRREGVTLYGPRPARRILEHALSVGIERTKFPVEIIEVKPGDRLKRAEYDILVFPTEHRMDTVGYALVEQDRLGRFDPEVARQLGVPEGPLWGQIHRGKAVTLPDGRIVTPEGIVGPTRPGRTVVYSGDTRPCAGVREVSRGADLLVHEATFGEDERARAAETGHSTAREAALLAREVGARRLVLTHISARYSRDAPELLAEASAVFPAVRIARDGMTVDVPFPD, via the coding sequence ATGCTTGCCCTCACGTTTCTTGGTACCGGCGCCGCGTGTCCCACGGTCGACCGCAACGTCACCAGTATAGCCCTTGCTCGCGAAGGCGAGACGCTCCTCTTCGATTGTGGCGAGGGTACGCAGCGGCAGATGATGCGGTACGGCGTCGGGTTCACCTTTACCGAGATCTTCTTTTCGCACTACCACTCGGATCACATGCTCGGTGTGATCGGGCTCTTTCGTACCATGGGGCTGATGGACCGGCGCGAAGGTGTGACGCTCTACGGACCTCGGCCCGCCCGTCGGATCCTGGAACATGCCCTGTCGGTCGGGATCGAGCGAACCAAGTTTCCCGTCGAGATCATCGAAGTCAAACCCGGCGACCGACTCAAGCGGGCCGAGTACGACATCCTGGTCTTTCCGACGGAGCATCGGATGGATACCGTTGGCTACGCATTGGTCGAGCAGGACCGCCTTGGCCGCTTCGATCCGGAAGTCGCCCGCCAGCTCGGCGTGCCGGAAGGCCCGCTCTGGGGCCAGATTCACCGCGGCAAGGCTGTGACGCTGCCGGACGGCCGGATCGTGACGCCTGAGGGCATCGTGGGGCCGACCCGCCCGGGGCGTACCGTGGTCTATAGCGGCGACACTCGACCTTGTGCCGGCGTTCGCGAGGTATCCCGCGGTGCCGACCTGCTGGTGCACGAGGCCACCTTCGGCGAGGACGAGCGTGCCCGTGCCGCCGAGACCGGTCATTCGACTGCGCGGGAGGCGGCGCTGCTCGCGCGCGAGGTCGGTGCCCGCCGCCTGGTCCTGACCCATATCAGCGCCCGCTACAGCCGTGATGCCCCCGAACTGCTGGCCGAGGCAAGCGCCGTCTTTCCGGCCGTGAGGATCGCCCGCGACGGCATGACCGTCGACGTACCATTTCCCGACTGA
- a CDS encoding MCE family protein — protein MDLHRKQEVTVGVLVLAGIGLFLAGTMWLQGKSFGRGHSAVQVSFADVGTLKRGSAVRVSGVNLGSVEEIDFRGVGDVVITLSLSPRVEPRIDASAELATVGLVADAVINFNPGRAAEPLPAGQVIQGSVALGLMDMGSDLGASAKEALGGINEIANRRLADNLNATLEAMQRLASVFSNTRTGPAAELTATMASLQQLSARLDTTLAQVELATTLRKSDTLLTNLALTSSGFTATSARLDTLLQKINRGDGTMGKLVNDTLLYHDLRRVSIALEELVNEIKKNPGKITIQIKAF, from the coding sequence ATGGATCTTCATCGCAAGCAGGAAGTCACGGTCGGCGTACTGGTGCTGGCCGGCATCGGGCTGTTTCTCGCCGGGACCATGTGGCTTCAGGGCAAGAGCTTCGGCCGCGGCCATTCGGCGGTTCAGGTCTCCTTCGCGGATGTCGGAACGCTGAAGCGCGGATCGGCGGTGCGCGTTTCGGGTGTCAATCTGGGGTCGGTGGAAGAGATCGACTTCCGGGGCGTCGGTGACGTCGTCATCACGCTCTCACTCTCGCCGCGAGTAGAGCCGCGTATCGACGCGAGTGCGGAGCTTGCGACAGTCGGGCTGGTGGCCGATGCCGTGATCAACTTCAACCCCGGGCGTGCGGCAGAACCGCTGCCGGCGGGGCAGGTCATCCAGGGCTCGGTTGCGCTGGGTCTGATGGATATGGGGAGTGACCTCGGAGCCTCTGCCAAGGAAGCGCTCGGGGGCATCAACGAGATTGCCAACCGTCGCTTGGCCGACAATCTCAATGCGACGCTCGAGGCAATGCAGCGGCTGGCCTCGGTGTTCTCCAACACCCGGACTGGTCCAGCCGCGGAGCTGACGGCGACCATGGCCTCGCTGCAGCAGCTCTCTGCCCGCCTGGATACCACGCTGGCGCAGGTGGAGCTGGCCACCACGCTCCGCAAGAGCGATACGCTCCTGACCAACCTGGCGCTCACCAGCAGCGGCTTTACTGCCACCAGTGCCCGGCTCGACACCCTGCTTCAGAAGATCAACCGGGGCGACGGGACCATGGGTAAACTGGTCAACGATACATTGCTCTATCATGACCTGCGCCGTGTGTCGATTGCTCTCGAGGAACTGGTCAACGAGATCAAGAAGAACCCCGGCAAGATCACCATCCAGATCAAGGCATTCTGA
- a CDS encoding ABC transporter permease has protein sequence MANAVLGFPRLIGRVVLGALAHFGRFSLMCLEIIRGFRDVRGWLPRTISEAATIGGGSLPIVVVIAAFAGAVTAFQSGYQWQTSLPIYVLGTLIVSTVVLELGPVLVGLVLAGRIGASYAAELGSMRVTEQIDALESLGRSPASHLIIPKVLAGFIMVPILVIVADVIAVLAGWYGVKQVLPMTNEDFAYGAQYYYRAFDGYYSVIKAFFFGGAIALISCYMGFNAKQGAQGVGQATTAAVVTSSVVILLLNVVLAKVLLN, from the coding sequence ATGGCCAATGCCGTGCTCGGTTTTCCACGTCTCATCGGTAGGGTAGTTCTCGGGGCCCTGGCCCATTTCGGCCGCTTCAGCCTGATGTGCCTCGAAATCATTCGCGGCTTCCGCGATGTGCGCGGGTGGCTTCCCCGCACGATCTCGGAGGCAGCTACCATTGGTGGTGGCAGCCTTCCCATCGTGGTGGTGATTGCCGCCTTCGCCGGCGCGGTGACGGCTTTTCAGTCGGGGTACCAGTGGCAGACCAGTCTGCCCATCTACGTCCTCGGTACCCTGATCGTCTCGACCGTCGTTCTCGAACTCGGGCCGGTCCTGGTCGGACTCGTGCTGGCCGGCCGGATCGGCGCAAGCTACGCAGCCGAGCTCGGCTCGATGCGGGTGACCGAGCAGATCGATGCGCTCGAGAGTCTGGGCCGGTCGCCCGCTTCGCACCTGATCATTCCGAAGGTGCTGGCCGGCTTCATCATGGTTCCTATCCTCGTTATCGTCGCCGACGTGATAGCGGTGCTGGCCGGCTGGTATGGGGTCAAGCAGGTCCTGCCGATGACCAACGAGGACTTCGCATATGGTGCGCAGTACTACTATCGGGCCTTCGATGGATACTACTCGGTCATCAAAGCCTTCTTCTTCGGCGGCGCGATTGCGCTGATTTCCTGCTACATGGGCTTCAACGCCAAACAGGGGGCGCAGGGCGTCGGCCAGGCAACCACGGCGGCGGTCGTCACCAGTTCCGTGGTGATTCTGCTGCTCAACGTCGTGCTCGCAAAAGTCTTGCTGAACTAG
- a CDS encoding DUF2203 domain-containing protein: MAEVRIFSLEEAERTLPLVRRILSDLQGEYDVWRHAMADYELLAAGARADTGETPELVSARNVVTVAADRVNELLLELEGIGCVFKGIDEGLVDFYALRDDRLVFLCWRLGEERISHWHEVDSGFAGRQEIDPSLFSEIVP, translated from the coding sequence ATGGCCGAGGTGCGGATCTTCAGTCTGGAAGAAGCGGAGAGGACACTTCCGCTGGTGCGGCGGATTCTCAGCGACCTCCAGGGGGAGTACGATGTCTGGCGCCATGCCATGGCGGACTACGAGCTGCTGGCCGCCGGGGCTCGGGCCGATACCGGGGAGACACCGGAGCTGGTGTCGGCGCGGAACGTCGTGACCGTTGCGGCCGACCGCGTCAACGAGCTGCTCCTGGAACTCGAGGGGATCGGCTGTGTCTTCAAAGGCATCGATGAAGGGCTGGTTGACTTCTACGCCCTGCGCGACGACCGACTCGTGTTCCTCTGCTGGCGGCTCGGTGAGGAACGGATATCCCACTGGCATGAGGTCGATTCCGGATTTGCCGGCCGGCAAGAGATCGACCCGTCCCTCTTCAGTGAAATTGTCCCATGA
- a CDS encoding AI-2E family transporter, with translation MSPSASSSGPLRGARTGQFQIAIVALVGTFLVLAVGALRVAAPLLVPIAVAWLLSQLFAPMVRGLCRFRIRPPIAAAIAVFGFTTITLAGVVLLATPAAAWVARAPETLSRVERKVRNLIQPIQRLERAAQKVEAATGGGAAQTVAVQKPGMVQRLSGTTASMTGAGLSVIFLTYFLLAYAPLFRSKLADLLPKRVERAKVEGALQEIEVQMSRYLLLNTVVSVMVGLATWLVLLAIGMPNAALWAVLAGVLNFIPYLGAVVTIIVIGLAALVSFDTLREPMLAVGGFAVINMLEGNLLTPLLLGAKLPLNPVALFVGFLFWSWVWGIPGAILAVPMTVLIKVACDRIEATRSFALLLDN, from the coding sequence TTGAGTCCCAGCGCGTCGAGTAGCGGCCCCCTTCGGGGGGCGCGGACAGGGCAGTTTCAGATCGCGATCGTCGCCCTCGTTGGCACCTTCCTGGTGCTGGCAGTCGGTGCCCTCAGGGTCGCGGCACCCCTGCTGGTGCCGATTGCGGTGGCCTGGCTATTGAGCCAGCTCTTTGCCCCGATGGTTCGCGGGCTTTGCCGATTTCGGATTCGTCCTCCTATTGCGGCGGCAATTGCGGTGTTCGGCTTTACCACCATTACGCTGGCGGGCGTCGTCCTCCTTGCCACCCCTGCGGCGGCCTGGGTTGCCAGGGCACCGGAGACCCTGTCGCGGGTCGAGCGTAAGGTTCGCAACCTGATTCAGCCGATTCAGCGTCTCGAGCGAGCTGCGCAGAAAGTCGAAGCGGCCACGGGCGGCGGCGCGGCACAAACAGTAGCTGTGCAAAAGCCGGGAATGGTCCAGCGTCTTTCCGGAACCACCGCGAGTATGACTGGAGCTGGCCTGAGCGTCATCTTTCTGACCTACTTTCTGTTGGCCTATGCGCCCCTGTTCCGCAGCAAGCTTGCCGACCTGCTGCCCAAGCGGGTCGAACGGGCCAAGGTCGAGGGCGCCCTGCAGGAAATCGAAGTGCAGATGTCGCGCTATCTCCTTCTCAATACCGTTGTGTCCGTCATGGTCGGACTCGCGACGTGGCTGGTGCTGCTCGCGATTGGCATGCCGAACGCCGCGCTCTGGGCCGTTCTGGCCGGCGTGCTCAACTTCATTCCCTACCTCGGGGCTGTGGTCACCATCATCGTGATCGGGCTCGCGGCACTGGTGTCCTTCGACACGCTCCGGGAGCCGATGCTCGCGGTCGGTGGATTTGCGGTGATCAACATGCTCGAGGGTAATCTGCTGACGCCGTTGCTTCTGGGTGCCAAGCTGCCGCTCAATCCGGTGGCGCTGTTCGTCGGCTTCCTCTTCTGGAGTTGGGTCTGGGGCATTCCGGGGGCCATTCTGGCGGTGCCGATGACCGTGCTGATCAAGGTCGCCTGTGATCGGATCGAAGCGACCAGGTCCTTTGCGCTGCTGCTCGATAACTAG
- a CDS encoding patatin-like phospholipase family protein, whose product MAPRITLVLSGGGAKTAAQLGALEVLGQAGLVPTRIIGTSMGAVIGAGLAAGVPLAEVTAQLRTVDRAAVAALDRTAFIRGLFAPSLFKGQRLRDTLGSLLPVDRFDQLRTPLSVTAADLDTGELVVFGDGGVDAPLADALFASCALPVFYPPVQLLGRRLADGGLRAVVPLDVAARFPADRVVAIDVGPGFDSEPSRERPPPALIRAHSDTQFVLMASNTALQVALWRATPGRVPLTYIRPRVNRGETFAVDQLDAYLEAGRTAARAALESGA is encoded by the coding sequence ATGGCTCCTCGGATTACCCTGGTGCTGTCCGGCGGGGGCGCCAAGACCGCGGCCCAGCTTGGTGCGCTCGAGGTACTGGGTCAGGCCGGCCTCGTGCCGACTCGGATCATCGGCACCTCGATGGGTGCGGTCATCGGTGCCGGGCTGGCGGCGGGTGTGCCGCTGGCAGAGGTCACGGCGCAGTTGCGCACCGTCGATCGAGCCGCCGTGGCCGCGCTCGATCGGACCGCGTTCATTCGGGGTCTCTTTGCGCCATCGCTGTTCAAGGGGCAGCGCCTCCGCGACACCCTGGGCTCCTTGTTGCCCGTCGACCGCTTCGACCAGCTGCGCACGCCCCTGTCCGTGACGGCCGCCGATCTCGACACCGGCGAGCTCGTCGTTTTCGGGGACGGCGGGGTCGATGCTCCACTGGCCGACGCGCTTTTTGCTTCGTGCGCACTGCCCGTGTTCTACCCCCCCGTGCAACTGCTCGGCCGGCGCCTGGCTGATGGCGGACTTCGCGCGGTGGTGCCGCTCGACGTGGCGGCACGGTTCCCGGCCGATCGGGTCGTGGCAATCGACGTTGGGCCGGGGTTCGACTCGGAACCCTCGCGTGAGCGGCCCCCCCCAGCCTTGATTCGGGCCCACAGCGACACCCAGTTCGTCCTGATGGCGAGCAACACGGCCCTGCAGGTCGCACTCTGGCGGGCGACCCCCGGTCGGGTGCCGCTCACCTACATCCGGCCTCGCGTCAACCGCGGGGAGACATTTGCGGTCGATCAGCTCGATGCGTATCTGGAAGCCGGGCGGACAGCCGCTCGAGCGGCACTCGAATCCGGTGCTTGA
- a CDS encoding A/G-specific adenine glycosylase has translation MPSKSTLTSFRRRIVKWFRKHGRDLPWRQTRDPYRILVSEFMLQQTQVSRVEGYYARFLEQYPDLKTLAAASPGTVRESWQGLGYYRRADNLHRLAQVVVGELDGTIPQDIEALRALPGVGRYTAGAVATFAFEAAEPCVDTNVARVVRRAFHPRAGTKAPDQEKLWRTARALVPAPGPAAWAFNQGIMELGATVCTARKALCPACPVRTDCSTGKRRTRSTPAHHRRNKGKQTKQA, from the coding sequence ATGCCGTCGAAGTCCACCCTGACCAGCTTCAGGCGCCGGATCGTCAAATGGTTCCGAAAACACGGCCGAGACCTGCCATGGCGGCAGACCCGTGACCCGTATCGGATCCTGGTATCGGAATTCATGCTCCAGCAGACCCAGGTCAGCCGGGTCGAGGGCTACTACGCCCGATTCCTGGAGCAGTACCCCGACCTGAAGACGCTTGCGGCGGCCAGTCCTGGCACGGTTCGGGAAAGCTGGCAGGGGCTGGGTTATTATCGGCGGGCCGACAACCTGCACCGGCTGGCACAGGTTGTCGTCGGCGAGCTGGACGGCACCATTCCGCAGGACATCGAGGCACTTCGGGCCCTACCGGGCGTCGGGCGGTACACGGCGGGCGCCGTTGCGACCTTTGCGTTCGAGGCGGCCGAGCCCTGCGTCGACACCAACGTCGCCCGGGTGGTTCGGCGGGCTTTCCACCCTCGGGCCGGCACGAAGGCTCCGGATCAGGAGAAACTCTGGCGAACCGCGCGAGCCCTGGTTCCCGCGCCCGGCCCGGCCGCCTGGGCCTTCAATCAGGGCATCATGGAACTGGGTGCCACGGTCTGCACCGCACGCAAGGCACTCTGTCCCGCCTGCCCGGTTCGAACCGACTGTTCGACCGGCAAGCGACGGACCCGCTCAACGCCAGCCCATCACCGCCGAAATAAGGGCAAGCAGACCAAGCAGGCCTGA
- a CDS encoding acyl-CoA thioesterase → MSFSRGEITTFVMPHMQNVLGDLFGGDLMALVDQAAAVAAMRHAGGPAVTKSIDRLDFHHAIPVGALVTCTAEVDYVGRSSMYITVEVISEHIATGARQRTHTAHLVFVAIDLDRKPRRVPRLVPGSDVERERYDAAEARYLARKG, encoded by the coding sequence ATGTCGTTCTCCCGCGGTGAGATCACCACCTTCGTGATGCCGCACATGCAGAACGTCCTCGGCGACCTCTTTGGCGGCGACCTGATGGCGCTGGTCGACCAGGCGGCCGCCGTGGCGGCCATGCGACATGCCGGCGGCCCGGCCGTCACCAAGTCGATCGACCGCCTCGACTTTCATCACGCCATCCCGGTTGGTGCGCTGGTAACGTGCACCGCCGAGGTCGATTACGTCGGCCGCAGTTCGATGTACATCACGGTCGAGGTGATCTCAGAGCACATCGCGACCGGAGCGCGCCAGCGGACCCATACCGCCCATCTCGTGTTCGTCGCGATCGACCTCGACCGGAAGCCGCGTCGAGTGCCCCGTCTGGTGCCCGGCTCCGACGTGGAGCGCGAGCGGTATGACGCGGCTGAGGCCCGCTACCTGGCTCGGAAAGGCTGA